The stretch of DNA CCAACGAGTGGATCCTTCTCCGCTGTTCTCTTGCCAATCTTCCACTTTTTCTCATCTGTACACGTTAAAAAGTGCATCCATACTTCACACGATGATAATACAGGGTGTCGACACATCCAATCCACAAACTCCTGAAGCTGGACCCGCCTGTGTTCAATAAATTGCTCCTCATAGCGCCCCGAAATTTGCTTATCCGGTAGCGGTGGAATGGGAATCAATGAGAATTTCTCCACGAGACGTCCGTGGAGCCAATCAAAGTGCTTATATCGTCTCGAGACGGAGATGTTGTTGAAGCTTGGCGTCAATTGGTAGGCAATGAAGCTTTTCATACCCTTAAATTTTGTCTCCTTCTTCGGAGATGCAACTGTAACGGTGTAGGCCTCCTTCATGTGTCGCCACATAAATCCATGATCAACAGGAAGAATTGACACCTTCTCATTCTCCGGCACAGAAACCTGCGTTATGCCCATTATGTAGGAATCACTGGACTTGGAGAACATTTTTGAGCGACTCTTAACGGGTGCACTGGCTGATGTTACGGAGATTGCATCATCTGCCGGCCGTGGTGGCAGGGCAGCAGCTCTATTGAAGGGTGCAGCTACAGCCGGTTGACTATGATGCCCCGTACCAGGTCCAATTTCCGAATAAGTATCCTGATCGTCATCCCAATCATCCTCCCAGTCGTCCTGTTGTTCATTCCAGTCGTCCGGTGTCTGATCGTAGCGCGGAAGTGCCGGATACTGCTGTGCCGATTTCGCAGCAATGGGTGCTGCAACAGGTGCTGCAGCTGCTTGAGGTTCATCTGCTACACGTTCTACATAAGCTGCTGGGAACAAACCCGTGCGACCATTGGTGTTACATCCTTCCCACCAGCCTTCGCCAACGTCAGTCCGTGTAACCGTGAGCACCTCTCCCTCCTTGATCGATAATTCCGAAGTATTTGGTTCTCCTGTGAAGTCGTAAAGAGCCTTCACACGCATCTTGATTCGCCAATGAGGCGCTGTCTCCTTAGAGCAATAtataagataaatataaatgcataCACGCTTATACTTTGTTAGATGACAAAGACTAAGGCACAAGAGTGGCTGAATCACGCTCCATGGCCCCTCTGCGCTTGAGATTCACTCGATAATGGGGAACCTTTGCTGGTGACTCATTCATAGCACATCAtagtgaaataattaattacattacGTTTACATATAATATTACATTACTTTACAAgatgtagaaaatatttttttgaaaaaaatgttttagtttTATTCTCTAAGTCTCTCTACTTGCGTGTTTCTCTCTATAAGTTAGAAGACTCTTACATCCGGATCACAATAAATATCTTATTTAAATTACGCCTTTCTCTACTCCGTCTTTTGTACGTGT from Lutzomyia longipalpis isolate SR_M1_2022 chromosome 4, ASM2433408v1 encodes:
- the LOC129796482 gene encoding sorting nexin lst-4 isoform X2 → MRVKALYDFTGEPNTSELSIKEGEVLTVTRTDVGEGWWEGCNTNGRTGLFPAAYVERVADEPQAAAAPVAAPIAAKSAQQYPALPRYDQTPDDWNEQQDDWEDDWDDDQDTYSEIGPGTGHHSQPAVAAPFNRAAALPPRPADDAISVTSASAPVKSRSKMFSKSSDSYIMGITQVSVPENEKVSILPVDHGFMWRHMKEAYTVTVASPKKETKFKGMKSFIAYQLTPSFNNISVSRRYKHFDWLHGRLVEKFSLIPIPPLPDKQISGRYEEQFIEHRRVQLQEFVDWMCRHPVLSSCEVWMHFLTCTDEKKWKIGKRTAEKDPLVGAVYCAAIVAPEKQLLQSQVDMQVDTCGNFVHQMDSAVKTLSIIATEQTKKYQMQWKKDYQRIGEGLSELARSLEVDERRASTSTCLSNSVGLTAGVYIGIGQLFGDQAKHDWIPLSDRLHIYKGVLGAFPDILSEHKNAMAKKRDCEKLTGDQKMSNAQLQEVNRRTDVMSYALMAELSHFRTERDEHLKGTLREFIDAQIAFYQTIVSRLQAAKQFFE
- the LOC129796482 gene encoding sorting nexin lst-4 isoform X1, translating into MLRICPICDSSLSLSRKKAPHWRIKMRVKALYDFTGEPNTSELSIKEGEVLTVTRTDVGEGWWEGCNTNGRTGLFPAAYVERVADEPQAAAAPVAAPIAAKSAQQYPALPRYDQTPDDWNEQQDDWEDDWDDDQDTYSEIGPGTGHHSQPAVAAPFNRAAALPPRPADDAISVTSASAPVKSRSKMFSKSSDSYIMGITQVSVPENEKVSILPVDHGFMWRHMKEAYTVTVASPKKETKFKGMKSFIAYQLTPSFNNISVSRRYKHFDWLHGRLVEKFSLIPIPPLPDKQISGRYEEQFIEHRRVQLQEFVDWMCRHPVLSSCEVWMHFLTCTDEKKWKIGKRTAEKDPLVGAVYCAAIVAPEKQLLQSQVDMQVDTCGNFVHQMDSAVKTLSIIATEQTKKYQMQWKKDYQRIGEGLSELARSLEVDERRASTSTCLSNSVGLTAGVYIGIGQLFGDQAKHDWIPLSDRLHIYKGVLGAFPDILSEHKNAMAKKRDCEKLTGDQKMSNAQLQEVNRRTDVMSYALMAELSHFRTERDEHLKGTLREFIDAQIAFYQTIVSRLQAAKQFFE